The sequence below is a genomic window from Plasmodium gaboni strain SY75 chromosome 10, whole genome shotgun sequence.
aaatataattcttattaagaaatttatattaatgaatatatttttaaacatattcataataaaataacatgTCTCTCCTACCTAATTAGGAtcatacatttttttttttttttttttttttagaaatatatttgaatttttcattttataagaaaataagACAGACAGAGGggaaaataaagaaaaaaaaaaaaaaaaaaaaaaaaaaaaaaaaaaaaaaaaaaaaaaaaaaaaaaaaaaaaaaaaaaaaaaaaaaaaaaaaaaaaaaaaaaaaaaaaaaaaaaaaaaaaaaaaaagaatacCCAAGTAcatgcatatatatatatatattacatattcGGACGATATTATtgaatttatttaatggcataaaaaatatacatatataattatattaatttatggcacaatatttatatatatatatataactttgtacatatatatatttttttaaaaaatcttatattgagaaaaaattaaataggtattatatataattgttttaaaaaaagtaggaacatgaataaataaataaatatataaataaataatacaatcacaaaaaaaaaaaaaataataataatatatatatatttttgtatattccttttttttattgaCACGTCAGTTCCTCTTATTATCACATCCTCTTATTATTAAATCCGTTGAGGTAATACATAACGAAGTGAAGGTCGTCACGATCAAAACTGCACAGCTACATAATGCTTCTGTCAAACTAcaaaatacatttttttctcttgGAACTTcatataatacatattgGGGATAGTAAGGTCGGTAATACGTGTCGTAAGTGTAATACTGTTTATAGTACATTGTGctaaacaaaaaaaaaaaaaaaaatatatataatataaatacaactatgcatatatatatatatatatatatatatatgtatatacgttttatttctataacatcaattttatatacatatatactttattttctttcttGATATATGCttcaaataataacaataataataactACAGTGACATAAgctataaatatatatatatatatatatatatttttctgAAAAGTACAAaacttttttataataaaaaataaacttgtaaaaaaaaaaaaattaagaaaataaggattacataaaaacaaaaacaGAATGGacaatattataaaaagaaaattattcggtttataatatattttaactgataagaaaaattaatatatatatatatatatatatgtggaattatatcatattcaatattataattatatattccaaattttatcatatatatatacaaaattttaaaaaaataatatattttaactgataagaaaaattaatatatatatatatatatatatgtggaattatatcatattcaatattataattatatattccaaattttatcatatatatatatatataatataaccAATTTGGATACGCAAagtttttaatttttacCTGAACATGTTCAGAAAAATGctcaaaaaaaaaaaaaaaaaaaaaaaatgaaatacTAATAAAACAGCTgtcttttatttatttatttttttttttttttttttggtgCATGCacattttgttttttttaatttttggCTGTTAAAATAATACCAAAATGTAAATTTCTCAATAATTTCATTGCAAATATATCACGTTGACgttcaaaaaaataataaaaaatatattaagcttatatatacacaaaaaaaaaaaaagaaaaacgcaaaaaagaacaaaaaaaaaaaaaaaaaaaaaaaaaatgaaacaaaaaagaaacaagAAATCATTGTATCCATTTTGAAATCTCcatatttaatttaaacTTTTCAATTGTTTGATTTTTCAAGAGATCTTAAAATTTCCTTTGCTTGCGAAATActcttttcttttttggTTAAAAAGAACATTTTCCCTTTTGGTTTATTCCAAAATGTTGGTTTTGCTTTATTCATGTTTTCTTTAATTGTAGGAATTTTCATAGGAATGCTTAATGATTTAGAGAAACTTCTTGGAATAATTTTGTCTACCGGTTCGTTTTCTATCGTTGCTGATTCGGCTACAACGTTTGgttcttcttttttatttagaGAGGTTTCACTGTTATCCTGTTGAATATTATCTTGTTGAATATCATCTTGTTGAATATCATCTTGTTGAATATTATCCTGTTGAATATTATCTTGTTGAATGTTATCTTTTACATTCTTATCCATCTCAATTTCCCTTTCATCATTTACCTTTTTATTCATTAAGTCTTCTTCTATCTTCATGACTTCCTCATCAGCTTCTTTCGCCATATCAGCatcattaattttttcttcatccacttttattttctctaacgaattattttcttcgttgctatctttttttattaatttcttaACAGGGAATTCTTTCAATGTTGATAAATTTTTTACCATAtgaaatttatttataaatttattcatattgttGGGAAACTTAATATCTCCCATTTTTACtatattcattttgttatattttggtggtatttttttcataagAATAACCTTTGTAGTTTTTAGGATATGTTGTGTGTCCTCTTTATCTTGTAAGGTATGATCTTTTTCGTTTTTCACTTCTTCTTCACAttgtttatttaatatttcatttgttttttctGTTGTGTCTTCTCCTTTTTCTGATGTTCCTTCTCTTTTTTCTGATGTGCTTTCTCCTTTTTCTAATGTGCTTTCTCCTTTTTCTGATGTGTCATCTCTTTTTTCTGATGTgtcatcttttttttctattgTGTCATCTCTTTTTTCTATGGTgtcatcttttttttctatgGTGTCATCTCTTTTTTCTGATGTGTCATTTTTTTCCTCTAACGTTTTATCATCCTTTATGCTTCTCAAGCTATTTacctttttattattttcaaaattttgaatgcccattttttttgtagGGAATGCTTTAAATTTCATCATTAATTTGGGTATTCCTTTTTTGAGAACCATTTTTGCTTTTTCACtttgatttttattttcctgcacatttatatttacatcTACATTTACATCTACATCTTCATCTATATCTGTCTTCAcatcatttattttttcttcctcACCACATTTGTCCAAAGAATCCATTTTGCCATCAGATATTATAGACACACTATTTGACAACATATTATTTGGTTCCTCATTTTCATTCATTTTTGAATTATGCTCTCCTATTTTTACCTCAATagaatttaataatttattagCATTAAAGAAACTATGTCTTCCTGGGTTTATCATTTTATGTATACTTTTAGTTGgttttataatttttttttcactttcaatattttgtttctcttcttctttatattcatccatttttatattacatgATTCCGTTTTGTCAATTGAGTCATTAGATAACTTCTTATTAGTTGTAAAATTTTctttcaaaatatttatcttattttttaataacaCTGGTAAAGTTTTACTTTTAGGAATAGCTTTTTTATTAAGCATAGGAACCATTTTgatatttatctttttaatgaacatattattatttttatttgttatattatctttCATATGATCATTAGAATTTTCAATGTTcatatcttttatattttcatctttattttgtaaaCTATTACATTCTAATAATTGTGGTGCCATCTTATCTTTCTCATCTAACATTTCTTTTTccattattttttcttttacaGATTCTAATGAgttctttttatttataatatcagATTTATCCTTGTCATTCATTGTGTTATCATTTAATGTGTTATCTTTCATTGTGTTGtcattcattttttcttctttcaTGTCTTGTTCTTTTTCaatatttgtataaataCTTTGATCTTCTCCTTTTATGATATCCTCTTTTGTGTTTGTCAAAACGGGTTCTTTTATATCAACATCATCTTCCTTAGATAATCCAGCCTTATTTATActtttatcatttaaataattctCCTCTTTCTCATTTAATATGattttttccatatttacattcttcttttcttcttcctcctccatattattagaattatttttttcttcattttcgTCCTTCTTAAATAATGAACTCTTAACAGGTATATTCACACCAACAGTAATTTTATTAGTATCCACCACTGGGGGATCattacttttattaattatatgtgGATTACCTTTAGACTTAAATAATTGTTtagataaaatattttgtacTGATTTTATAGTAAAATttactttatttttttctatatcattttcatctttagatatatttatctctgcatctttatttatactaACTGATTTCTTCNNNNNNNNNNNNNNNNTTTCTTTTGTTATAGCAAATTGTTTTAGCATACCTTgtttttttgttaatatattattcatgAGTGGTGATcccattttttttgttaatatattattcatgAGTGGTGATcccattttttttgttaatatattattcatgAGTGGTGATcccattttttttgtttcgTTTGTCGTAGagatatttttatcattacTCTGTTTGATATCGCATGCTTcttcaaaataaatacctatttttatatttttatcttttgAAAGCATTATTGTATTGTCATTCTTATTATCTTCCATATTGCCATTCATATTATGTTCCATATTGCCATTCTTATTATCatctatattttcattcttattatcatccatatcttcatttttattaccTGTCGTCATCATTTGTGTTTCATTATTTTCCacatttaatttattaatactTTCCTTTTTATCCACAGTTTCTACAACCCCTTTGCTACATTTTTTGACATTCATTCTTGTATCTTTTTTGGGTTTATcaaaacattttttatgtgtAAGGAACACACTAGAATTAACGTTATTAGAATTTCTCCTTAATATTGACATgttcataattttatttacatattttttcatatatctgtttctattatttaatttggttcttcttttttttttattatttttattttcttttttattattggACATGTTAAAAATAGCCCCGCTTCTTGATGAACTAAAAGGTTTTGAGAGTTTTCTAGAAACTgatgaaaattttttattttttatatttgacatattattattattataactattagattcctttttatttattttacactttgtatcatttatataatttttgttttcttttatattctCTTGATCTTTTGtcattttaatttttaaaacGGACTTTTCTTCTTCTATCGAAATATTTCCTTGACCTTTATTCTTTGACTTGTTCATATAATccttatattttattgcatttttttcttttatatgCATAAAATAATCTATATCATCTACATCACTCATACTTAGCATAGTTTCATCGTATGTagatttatttatatttttattcttaatAAAAGATGAGCTACTTAAACGTTTGAGACCTTTCTTATTGTAGTTCAAAAAAACAGAATGATctagaaatatatttttattatcaatcttgtcatatattttatttccaCTTAATAGATATGTTTCATGTGATTTATTCgtttcattattatatcgGTCTAGatctaataatattttcttttcctcattacacaaaatataattagCATCAGTAAATTtatctttaatatttttttttttcttcttccctctaaacataataaatttgGTCGAATGgacattattataataattactattatacttattattactataataattattattattattataattattattattataataattattattattattattattattattattatcactttttatataattaatagtaccctttaaatatatcttgTTATGCTTCtctttatcattatttCTTGGTTCATACATAAATTCTTGTCTCATCTTTATCAAGTTATAGTTAATACTTTTCCTCTCCTCTAAcatatttgttttattagttttattaaatttacTAATAATAGAAGAGGgtatatttaatttaaacgtattcatttttttttgaagtTCATCTACATCTCTAGTTTTATCATTAGATGAAGGATATAATACAGACAAAAATTCGTTATTATTCAACTTATTCTTTATACTACCATTTGTTctatatacatttatatttttatttttttctttctctttatttacttttgtctttcttattttattatgatcTAAATTAATATTGTCATAAAaactattattttttaaattgtaattattatatctttcTGATCCAAAGTGAGAATATCTTTTCATGGTTAGATctaatatttcttttttttctatattataacTTGATTTTCTTAGACTCATTTGatttctttcttttttaacgtcattttctttttttagatatcttaatttgtttatatGTCCTTTTAATAAAAGAGGAGAGACTATGTCATTTTCATCTGttctgtttttttttatgatacGTATATTACCACacaattttatatatttaatatattctatataatttaaaatattatttatatttttattcttaatAGAAATGTTTCCATGTAAGATCTTCTTTACTAATTGTTTATAGTATCGTTCAGGTgttcctttttttatttttatacatccatttattttcaattttatttttttctttacattgttataaatgtatttatcattaatatctttaaatatgtttatttcttcatttacattttttttttttaattttatactaccattaataattttatctTCATATCTTCTTAAAAATTTAAGCATATTATAGAATTCATCACCGTCTTGTTGAATTCTAGCTTCAACCTTTATACTCTTCATTTTGaagcaaaaaaaaaaaaaaaaaaaatgaatttcTTAACGCCgtatttaatatataaatggagcgaatatttttatctcTTCGCGACCATAACAAAAAAGGAAACtaaaatgtaaatataaataaataaatataaatataaataaatatatatatatatatatattattaaaatgttaattttctttttctattattttttcGTACATGcaaatataaacatttacatatttttacattaaaaaattttcttgCACCTGTTGTGTTACACTGAACCAACACAACCAAGAACctatattaaatattataatttttttttttattattaaaagactaaattattttataaaataaaaaaaatatttactatatacatacatatatatatatatatatatatatatatatatatatgtgtatataatatattgttcaaaatatacatataattaaataccatatattaaaatgaaaaatatatataacttcCAACCCCctccaaaaaaaaaaaaaaaaaaaaaaaaaaaaaaaataataaaaaaaataaatataataaaaaaaagaaaaagtaaaagaaaaagaatatataaatattaaaaattaaatatatataaaaagagaACTATTTTAAAGGTAAAcgatttatatatatatatttatgtatgtatgtatatatttatttatttataaagaacaaataaatgattagaaaaagaagagatacagtaataataataaatagTCGTAGTAAATAAGAATTTATGTTTATGctttatattattgttttatattttttattattttattttctttatcttttttttttttcgttGTATTTTTCTTTCGAATACTTATCTTTATCTTTATCTTTCTagatacatatattattagaatataattaatagttacatttcttttattttcttttcttttNNNNNNNNNNNNNNNNNNNNNNNNNNNNNNNNNNNNNNNNNNNNNNNNNNNNNNNNNNNNNNNNNNNNNNNNNNNNNNNNNNNNNNNNNNNNNNNNNNNNNNNNNNNNNNNNNNNNNNNNNNNNNNNNNNNNNNNNNNNNNNNNNNNNNNNNNNNNNNNNNNNNNNNNNNNNNNNNNNNNNNNNNNNNNNNNNNNNNNNNNNNNNNNNNNNNNNNNNNNNNNNNNNNNNNNNNNNNNNNNNNNNNNNNNNNNNNNNNNNNNNNNNNNNNNNNNNNNNNNNNNNNNNNNNNNNNNNNNNNNattttttttaaaaaaaattttttttttttttttttttttttttgggaaaaattttgtaatctgaaaaaaaaaaaaaaaaaaaaaaaaaaaaaaaaaaaaaaaaaaaaaaaaaaaaaaaaaaaaaaaaaaaaaaagggaaaaaaaaaaaaaaaaaaaaaaaaaaaaaaaaaaaaaaaaataataataataataataaatattttaataaataaaaatatatatatatatatatatatatatttatatattttacttatatattttattattttattatgtttcTACCTTTTTAggttttttcttttttttaatgttcGTTCCTTCTAAGTGGTAAGCTATTAAAATATCGGAAGCTCtaaaaagataataaaagaacgaaaggtaaaaaaaaaaaaaaaaaaaaaaaaaaaaaaaaaaaaaaaaaaaaaaaaaaaaaaaaaaaaaaaaaaaatattttatttttttattatgtttcTACCTTTTTaggtttttttttttttttaatgttcttttcttaaaagaggtaaaaaattaaaaaatcggaaaatcaaaaaaaaaaaaaaaaaaacaaaaggtaaaaaaaaaaaaaaaaaaaaaaaaaaaaaaataataatatataaaaataaatatataataaaaaaaataaaaaaatatcatatatattatttatttatttatttatttatttatttgtttgttttattattattatatttctcCTTTTCTAggttttttcttttttttaaagttTGTTCTTCTAAGTGGTAAGCTATTAAATATGCTAAGCTCtaaaaagataaaataaataaaaataaataaatataagattattatatgtacaaCACTGTTCTACTACTATGgttgttatatatatatatatatattttttttttttgagcatgcttttaaaaaaagaaagaacatgtcgatttatatattatataaattagAAACATTCTTGTATGTATTGAATTATAAATGCACATAAAAGTAACAAACATAcaaaatgttttttttcgttaattcaaataaatattttaaaaacataaaatatatacatattatatatatatatatatatattttttccttaCATAAATTAACAcacacaaaaaaataaaaataaaaaataaaatacacCGTTGTAGgattaaataaatatacttctatattattatatactttgataaacaataaaataatatttattgtatttataatacTATTCTTACAACacatcaaaaaaaaaaagaaaaaaaaaaagaaaaaaaaaagaaaagtGGTGGTAAATTGTTTTGTTATTTAAATCAAatactatatatatgaacaagTCATATAATgttgtaaaaaatattatgaacaATTCATGTgttttcttaaaaaaatgttatgAACAGGTCATGTAAAttaaaggaaaaataaataaataaaaatatatatatatatatatatatttatatttatatatttataattaaacAGTTGTAATTGTTAtatgttttctttttaaatatttcaaaaattacatttttattataaagattttttatattgtgATGTTGTGATTACCTTTTTAAGAAACCTCCTTGAATATATGAACTCCATTTGTTTTTGTCGTAATATTTGATAAGacattattaaaaatagaaGTATGTTAAATGGgttatatgttatattgtgttttattaaaatataaaaaatatataaggaattatataaactaTAATAagtattaatatatatatatatatatttattcatttatatttattaatataatatgtatataatttatgtGTAATATTGGTTACAAATAAAACTCACGATGCTTATAGActtatatgaataattttgttataataacatgtttcttttaaatatagttgtattaataaataaggacgtagaacaaaaaagaaattaaattaaaatatat
It includes:
- a CDS encoding hypothetical protein (conserved Plasmodium protein, unknown function), whose product is MKSIKVEARIQQDGDEFYNMLKFLRRYEDKIINGSIKLKKKNVNEEINIFKDINDKYIYNNVKKKIKLKINGCIKIKKGTPERYYKQLVKKILHGNISIKNKNINNILNYIEYIKYIKLCGNIRIIKKNRTDENDIVSPLLLKGHINKLRYLKKENDVKKERNQMSLRKSSYNIEKKEILDLTMKRYSHFGSERYNNYNLKNNSFYDNINLDHNKIRKTKVNKEKEKNKNINVYRTNGSIKNKLNNNEFLSVLYPSSNDKTRDVDELQKKMNTFKLNIPSSIISKFNKTNKTNMLEERKSINYNLIKMRQEFMYEPRNNDKEKHNKIYLKGTINYIKSDNNNNNNNNNNYYNNNNYNNNNNYYSNNKYNSNYYNNVHSTKFIMFRGKKKKKNIKDKFTDANYILCNEEKKILLDLDRYNNETNKSHETYLLSGNKIYDKIDNKNIFLDHSVFLNYNKKGLKRLSSSSFIKNKNINKSTYDETMLSMSDVDDIDYFMHIKEKNAIKYKDYMNKSKNKGQGNISIEEEKSVLKIKMTKDQENIKENKNYINDTKCKINKKESNSYNNNNMSNIKNKKFSSVSRKLSKPFSSSRSGAIFNMSNNKKENKNNKKKRRTKLNNRNRYMKKYVNKIMNMSILRRNSNNVNSSVFLTHKKCFDKPKKDTRMNVKKCSKGVVETVDKKESINKLNVENNETQMMTTGNKNEDMDDNKNENIDDNKNGNMEHNMNGNMEDNKNDNTIMLSKDKNIKIGIYFEEACDIKQSNDKNISTTNETKKMGSPLMNNILTKKMGSPLMNNILTKKMGSPLMNNILTKKQGMLKQFAITKEXXXXXXKKSVSINKDAEINISKDENDIEKNKVNFTIKSVQNILSKQLFKSKGNPHIINKSNDPPVVDTNKITVGVNIPVKSSLFKKDENEEKNNSNNMEEEEEKKNVNMEKIILNEKEENYLNDKSINKAGLSKEDDVDIKEPVLTNTKEDIIKGEDQSIYTNIEKEQDMKEEKMNDNTMKDNTLNDNTMNDKDKSDIINKKNSLESVKEKIMEKEMLDEKDKMAPQLLECNSLQNKDENIKDMNIENSNDHMKDNITNKNNNMFIKKINIKMVPMLNKKAIPKSKTLPVLLKNKINILKENFTTNKKLSNDSIDKTESCNIKMDEYKEEEKQNIESEKKIIKPTKSIHKMINPGRHSFFNANKLLNSIEVKIGEHNSKMNENEEPNNMLSNSVSIISDGKMDSLDKCGEEEKINDVKTDIDEDVDVNVDVNINVQENKNQSEKAKMVLKKGIPKLMMKFKAFPTKKMGIQNFENNKKVNSLRSIKDDKTLEEKNDTSEKRDDTIEKKDDTIEKRDDTIEKKDDTSEKRDDTSEKGESTLEKGESTSEKREGTSEKGEDTTEKTNEILNKQCEEEVKNEKDHTLQDKEDTQHILKTTKVILMKKIPPKYNKMNIVKMGDIKFPNNMNKFINKFHMVKNLSTLKEFPVKKLIKKDSNEENNSLEKIKVDEEKINDADMAKEADEEVMKIEEDLMNKKVNDEREIEMDKNVKDNIQQDNIQQDNIQQDDIQQDDIQQDNIQQDNSETSLNKKEEPNVVAESATIENEPVDKIIPRSFSKSLSIPMKIPTIKENMNKAKPTFWNKPKGKMFFLTKKEKSISQAKEILRSLEKSNN
- a CDS encoding hypothetical protein (conserved Plasmodium protein, unknown function), giving the protein MYYKQYYTYDTYYRPYYPQYVLYEVPREKNVFCSLTEALCSCAVLIVTTFTSLCITSTDLIIRGCDNKRN